The proteins below come from a single Microbacterium sp. SLBN-154 genomic window:
- a CDS encoding TetR/AcrR family transcriptional regulator has translation MARNDARRQTLADAGLSVIAHEGMRGLTHRAVDARAGVPRGTTSNYFRSRAALIAALVHRIGERLAPDPTVYAPWQDRAPTPSLFADYARDIVRRLLADRDVSLALFTLRIEAARNPEIAVPLREWIRTGFAADVAFNRSAGLPGGDFEIALFHYALEGLVLDRLTVSIDPEISTDAAVDAFVRGILGDDPPAGQRPVPA, from the coding sequence GTGGCCCGGAACGATGCACGGCGGCAGACACTCGCAGACGCGGGACTCTCCGTCATCGCGCACGAGGGGATGCGGGGTCTCACCCATCGGGCCGTCGACGCTCGGGCCGGGGTGCCCAGGGGCACGACCTCGAACTACTTCCGCAGCCGCGCCGCGCTCATCGCGGCGCTGGTCCACCGGATCGGGGAGCGACTGGCGCCGGACCCGACAGTGTACGCCCCGTGGCAGGATCGCGCTCCGACGCCCTCTCTGTTCGCCGACTACGCGCGTGACATCGTCCGCCGGCTGCTGGCCGACCGCGACGTCTCGCTCGCACTGTTCACCCTCCGCATCGAGGCCGCGCGCAATCCGGAGATCGCCGTACCACTGAGGGAATGGATCCGGACAGGCTTCGCCGCCGACGTCGCGTTCAACCGGAGTGCGGGCCTGCCCGGCGGCGACTTCGAGATCGCGCTGTTCCACTACGCGCTGGAGGGGCTGGTCCTGGACAGGCTCACCGTATCGATCGATCCGGAGATCTCGACCGACGCCGCTGTCGACGCCTTCGTGCGGGGGATCCTGGGCGATGACCCGCCCGCGGGTCAGCGCCCCGTGCCGGCGTAG